The proteins below are encoded in one region of Aspergillus nidulans FGSC A4 chromosome III:
- a CDS encoding protein fmdS (transcript_id=CADANIAT00005860) produces the protein MGTKAIRTAVKVDLNKPAREQKGLHNRWHPDIPSYGTIANNEVVKIECLDWTGGQIKNDDSADDIKNVDLTQIHYLSGPFDIETAEPGDVLLVEIQDVQPFEDQPWGFTGVFARENGGGFLDEIYPEPAKAIWDFEGIFCSSRHIPHVRFAGLIHPGILGCAPSAEVLAEWNRREGELIAANTLGRDVAKPPEPSNVHAGSADGELAAKIGREGARTIPGRPEHGGNCDIKNLSRGSKVYLPVHVPGAKFSVGDLHFSQGDGEISFCGAIEMAGVITLKFTVIKDGMAKMAMKSPIFHPGPVEPQFGPGRYLTFEGFSVDEKGKQHYLDATVAYRQTCLRVIEYLRRYGYNDYQIYLLLSCAPVQGHIAGLVDIPNACTTLGVPMDIFDFDIRPEADAVKLDMGSCAFASK, from the exons ATGGGTACCAAGGCTATTCGCACTGCTGTCAAGGTAGACCTGAACAAACCAGCCCGTGAACAAAAGGGCCTCCAT AATCGATGGCATCCAGATA TCCCTAGCTACGGCACAATCGCCAACAACGAAGTCGTCAAGATTGAATGCCTGGACTGGACCGGCGGACAAATCAAGAACGACGACTCCGCAGACGACATTAAGAACGTCGACCTAACACAGATCCACTACCTCTCCGGCCCGTTCGACATTGAAACAGCCGAGCCTGGAGatgtccttctcgtcgaGATTCAGGATGTCCAGCCCTTTGAGGATCAACCGTGGGGATTCACGGGTGTCTTCGCGCGGGAGAATGGCGGCGGGTTTCTTGATGAGATCTACCCAGAGCC TGCAAAAGCTATCTGGGACTTTGAGGgcatcttctgctcctctaGACACATCCCCCATGTGCGGTTCGCCGGGTTAATCCACCCTGGTATTCTTGGTTGCGCTCCGTCAGCGGAAGTGCTTGCTGAGTGGAATCGGCGAGAGGGTGAGTTAATCGCGGCCAACACCCTAGGCCGGGATGTTGCGAAGCCGCCGGAACCGAGCAATGTGCATGCCGGCAGCGCAGATGGAGAGCTCGCAGCAAAGATCGGACGCGAAGGAGCCCGGACTATTCCT GGCCGACCCGAACACGGTGGCAACTGTGATATCAAGAATCTCTCCCGCGGCTCAAAAGTCTACCTCCCCGTCCATGTCCCCGGGGCCAAATTCTCTGTCGGCGACCTGCACTTTTCCCAAGGGGACGGCGAGATTTCTTTCTGCGGTGCCATAGAAATGGCCGGCGTCATCACTTTAAAGTTCACAGTCATCAAGGACGGCATGGCCAAAATGGCAATGAAGTCACCCATCTTCCACCCGGGCCCCGTTGAGCCGCAATTCGGGCCTGGTCGTTACCTTACTTTCGAGGGTTTTTCTGTTGATGAGAAAGGCAAACAGCATTATCTTGATGCAACGGTTGCGTACCGCCAGACTTGCTTGAGAGTTATTGAGTATCTGAGAAGATATGGGTATAACGATTACCAAATTTATCTGTTGCTAAGCTGTGCGCCGGTGCAGGGCCATATTGCGGGCCTGGTTGATATCCCGAATGCGTGTACGACTCTGGGGGTACCGATGGATAtctttgactttgatatTCGACCTGAGGCGGACGCTGTTAAGCTTGATATGGGATCTTGTGCTTTTGCTTCAAAGTGA
- a CDS encoding putative monooxygenase (transcript_id=CADANIAT00005861): MAPQDLRVAILGAGMGGLTSALALAEKGFKHIDIYETASDLGFVGAGIQLAPNMARVLDKLGVWKAIEAEAVNIEETSVRVGASNSELAHVDLHYIEPTYGYKHMVGHRYSLANGLYQGCLKHSDKITFHFGTSVTEVHSFGRGTQPKPSFTVTPRDSSKQPYTVHADILLGADGIKSVTRVAMLNDLAISPVPAVKDTNQAAYRIMIHKDQIESDPNADPELKALLASNKVVRWIGEKRHIIAYPVSNNTIYNLSTTQPDTNFAAATNATYTTKGSKSAMLGVFADFCPLVQRMLNYVPEGEVCEWKLRTHEPLPTWVDGCTALVGDACHPTLPHLAQGAAQAIEDGAVLAVVLSKLPSTDTESINKALKVYEMVRKDRAYALVELAAASGRALHLGEGAAKEERDKQFAALKAGKGPVPDKWADADVQREIYGFDCIKEAEQMFEEYFGAAAATATA; this comes from the exons ATGGCACCACAAGATCTTAGAGTCGCCATTCTAGGCGCTG GAATGGGCGGCCTCACGTCGGCCCTCGCTCTCGCGGAAAAGGGGTTCAAGCACATCGACATCTACGAGACAGCTTCAGATCTGGGCTTTGTAGGCGCCGGCATCCAGCTCGCACCGAATATGGCTCGGGTGCTGGACAAGCTCGGTGTCTGGAAGGCAATCGAGGCCGAAGCAGTAAACATCGAGGAAACGAGTGTGAGAG TCGGCGCATCAAACTCCGAACTCGCCCATGTCGATCTGCACTATATTGAGCCGACGTATGGCTACAAACATATGGTTGGACACCGGTACTCCCTCGCAAACGGCCTGTACCAGGGCTGCCTTAAGCACAGCGACAAGATCACTTTCCACTTTGGCACGTCCGTGACTGAGGTGCACTCTTTTGGGCGCGGAACGCAGCCAAAGCCCTCATTCACCGTAACGCCACGGGACTCTTCGAAACAGCCCTATACCGTGCACGCAGACATTCTTCTCGGCGCGGATGGAATCAAATCCGTGACGCGCGTCGCGATGCTCAACGACCTCGCCATCTCACCCGTCCCCGCGGTAAAAGACACAAACCAGGCCGCGTACCGGATCATGATTCACAAGGATCAGATTGAGTCTGACCCCAACGCAGATCCAGAGCTGAAAGCGTTGCTGGCCAGCAATAAGGTTGTGCGGTGGATTGGCGAGAAGAGACATATCATTGCTTACCCGGTCTCTAACAACACAATTTACAATCTGAGCACCACGCAGCCGGATACAAATTTCGCGGCTGCCACGAATGCCACCTACACGACGAAGGGTTCGAAGAGTGCGATGTTGGGCGTGTTCGCGGATTTCTGTCCGCTTGTTCAGCGCATGCTGAATTATGTTCCTGAGGGGGAGGTTTGTGAGTGGAAGCTGCGCACACATGAACCTTTGCCGACCTGGGTGGACGGGTGTACGGCGCTGGTGGGTGATGCTTGTCATCCGACGCTGCCGCATCTGGCGCAGGGCGCGGCCCAAGCGATTGAGGATGGGGCTGTGCTGGCTGTTGTGCTGAGCAAGCTACCGAGTACAGATACAGAGAGCATCAACAAGGCATTAAAGGTGTATGAGATGGTGCGCAAGGACCGGGCATACGCGCTTGTTGAGTTGGCCGCTGCGAGTGGGCGGGCGCTGCATCTGGGCGAGGGAgcggcgaaggaggagcgTGACAAGCAGTTTGCGGCACTTAAGGCGGGCAAAGGCCCTGTGCCGGATAAGTGGGCAGACGCGGATGTGCAGAGGGAGATTTATGGGTTTGATTGCATCAAAGAGGCGGAGCAAATGTTCGAGGAGTACTTtggggctgcggctgcgactgcgactgcgtAG